A single genomic interval of Danio aesculapii chromosome 5, fDanAes4.1, whole genome shotgun sequence harbors:
- the aldh3b2 gene encoding aldehyde dehydrogenase family 3 member B1, whose translation MSSPPSPSPTRWFKALRRPRVEDVCVKTGVSVCSEVLRRARAAFSAGRTAQDTFRMAQLEALVRMLMDHECDFVDALGRDVHKPRFETVMSELLVVKNEALHAISNLKKWMEPQRIERDWSTALDECVVVNEPLGLVLIIGNWTSPLQLCLVPLVGAIAAGNCAIISPSETCTHTAELLHRLIPAYLDNECFHSVIAAAHEITEKVDLKFDHVFFFGDKEDGIKVAQAAARTLARVTLVLRVKNPCYVDSQCDINTTARRITWARFHNAGQSAVAPDYILCHAEAKENLLQALRCSLQQFYGTDPRESRSYGRIVNEENFSKAKEQLWRSGKVIIGGQVNEMERYIAPTVLTDVMESDPIMQQDTIGPILPILTVQDADEAVAFINSREKPLCVYAYSSNNKVISKIMNETSSGSFCSNDSVLQSVMVGLPFGGVGASGMGSYHGRYSFDAFSHKKSCLLRSTQIECMTVLRYPPYEDRNLSLVSLASFLNLKSQGWCTIL comes from the exons ATGAGCTCCCCGCCAAGCCCTTCTCCAACCAGGTGGTTCAAAGCCCTGCGGAG GCCGAGGGTGGAGGATGTGTGTGTGAAGACTGGAGTATCTGTATGTTCAGAGGTCTTGAGGAGAGCCAGAGCAGCTTTCAGCGCAGGCAGAACAGCCCAGGACACTTTCAGAATGGCTCAGCTTGAGGCTTTGGTGCGCATGCTGATGGACCACGAGTGTGACTTTGTGGATGCTCTTGGAAGGGATGTGCACAAG CCTCGCTTTGAAACCGTGATGTCAGAGCTACTGGTAGTCAAAAACGAGGCTCTGCATGCCATCAGCAACTTAAAGAAATGGATGGAGCCTCAACGCATTGAACGTGACTGG TCTACAGCGTTAGATGAATGTGTTGTGGTAAATGAGCCGCTGGGGTTAGTATTGATCATTGGGAACTGGACCAGTCCTCTTCAGCTCTGTCTCGTGCCGTTAGTAGGTGCCATTGCAGCTG gtaactGTGCAATTATCAGCCCATCTGAAACCTGCACGCACACAGCTGAGCTTCTGCATAGACTCATACCTGCTTATTTGGACAAT gagTGCTTCCACTCTGTTATTGCAGCAGCTCATGAAATTACAGAAAAAGTGGATCTTAAATTTGATCATGTCTTCTTCTTTG GCGATAAAGAGGACGGGATTAAAGTGGCTCAAGCCGCTGCTCGCACCCTGGCTCGGGTTACTTTGGTGCTGCGTGTTAAAAATCCTTGCTACGTTGACAGTCAGTGTGACATCAACACCACGGCTCGGCGCATTACCTGGGCGCGATTCCACAACGCTGGCCAAAGTGCTGTGGCTCCTGACTACATCCTGTGCCATGCAGAGGCCAAAGAAAACCTCCTGCAGGCTCTGCGCTGCTCACTCCAGCAGTTCTACGGCACTGATCCACGTGAATCCCGGAGCTACGGCAGGATAGTGAATGAGGAGAACTTCAGCAAGGCCAAAGAGCAGCTCTGGAGATCTGGAAAGGTCATCATAGGGGGTCAAGTCAACGAGATGGAGAGATACATTG CACCAACTGTCCTCACGGATGTCATGGAGTCTGATCCGATCATGCAGCAGGATACTATTGGACCCATCCTTCCCATACTGACTGTCCAGGATGCCGACGAGGCCGTGGCTTTCATCAACTCCAGAGAGAAACCGCTGTGTGTGTATGCTTACTCTAGCAACAACAAG GTGATCTCCAAGATAATGAATGAAACATCCAGTGGGAGTTTTTGTTCGAATGATAGCGTCTTACAGAGTGTGATGGTGGGCCTGCCATTCGGAGGAGTTG gtgccagtGGGATGGGCTCTTATCATGGTCGCTACAGCTTTGATGCGTTCTCCCATAAGAAGTCATGTCTTCTGCGCAGCACCCAGATTGAGTGCATGACAGTTTTGCGTTATCCACCTTATGAGGACCGTAACCTGTCTCTGGTCAGTCTGGCTAGCTTTCTAAATCTGAAGAGTCAAGGTTGGTGCACTATCTTGTGA
- the mmab gene encoding corrinoid adenosyltransferase, whose amino-acid sequence MSSLVTRSTSLHRVLRLGTCVNIKQMRVCGEEGRYASSTTEENRRIPKIYTKTGDKGFSSTFTGERRPKEDHIFDALGTTDELSSAIGLAREFCIDCGHSFTDQLEKIQCVLQDVGSNIATPRSSARDSHITKTKFSSQSVSELEKWIDSFTEELPPLTSFILPSGGKSSAALHVARAVCRRAERCVAPVVRSGETDPEVAKYLNRLSDYLFTVARYAAMKDGNAETIYKRQE is encoded by the exons ATGTCATCTCTCGTGACCAGGTCCACAAGTCTTCACCGTGTCCTTCGCTTAGGGACATGTGTGAACATAAAGCAGATGCGTGTGTGTGGGGAAGAAGGAAG GTATGCCAGCAGTACAACAGAAGAAAACAGGAGAATCCCCAAGATATACACTAAAACTGGAGATAAAG GTTTCTCCAGTACCTTCACAGGTGAGAGGAGACCCAAGGAGGATCATATATTTGATGCTTTGGGAACAACAGATGAATTATCATCAGCAATTGG GTTAGCACGAGAATTTTGCATTGACTGCGGCCATTCATTCACAGATCAGCTGGAGAAG ATCCAGTGTGTACTTCAGGATGTAGGATCAAATATCGCCACTCCTCGCTCATCAGCTAGAGACAGTCACATAA CAAAAACAAAGTTCAGTTCTCAGTCTGTGTCTGAACTGGAGAAGTGGATAGATTCCTTCACAGAGGAGCTTCCGCCACTCACCAGCTTCATACTTCCG tCTGGGGGTAAAAGCAGTGCAGCTCTACATGTGGCCAGAGCAGTGTGCCGACGAGCTGAACGCTG TGTCGCCCCTGTTGTCCGTTCAGGTGAGACAGATCCAGAGGTTGCCAAATATCTGAACAG ATTGAGTGACTACTTGTTCACAGTGGCTAGATATGCGGCAATGAAAGACGGCAATGCAGAAACCATCTACAAAAGGCAGGAATAA